The following is a genomic window from Streptomyces lincolnensis.
CCCGTCATCGTGGCCCTCGGGGGCAGCCGGTCCGCTCCGGAGAGGAGGACGGTCGCGCCCAGCACCTGCGCGAGCTGCGGGCCGAACATGCTCACCGCCGACAGCAGCGGCGACTCGGTCGCCCGGTACACCAGGGTGCCGAGCGCCAGCCCGGCGACCGTCTGGGCGGCGACGTTGGCGGCGGAGGAGAGGAAGAGCGGGGTGAACTCCGGGGTGCGGAAGAGGTGGTGGTAGCTGCGCATGGCGAGAGTCTTCGACGGCCCCGAAGCCGTCGCTATTGTTTCGCGCAGACGCGAAAGGTCGCGGAAGGCCGCGAGGAGACGGCCGGAAAGGTGGCTCATGGGCTGGTGGCAGATCAACGCCGACACGCTCGCCGGCAGCCGGTTCGTCCTCTCCCCGCTCGCCGAGGTCTTCGCCTGTCTCCAGCTGCTGCACCGGGGCACGCCCGCGCACCCCGGTGAACAGGCCTGGCTGCGCGACCATCTGCCCGGCTACCGGGCCCGGCTGGCCGCCGACCCGGTGACCGCGCGGCTCGTCCGTGCCGGGCTGGGCCGGGACTGGATCGCCGACTTCCTGACACCCACGCCGAGGGAGCGGGAGACCTTCGAGGAGGGCGTGGCCCGGGTGCGGGCGGCCGATCCCGGCGAGGCCCGCGCGCACCTGCGGGTCTCCCTGGCCGGCCCGCTGCCCGCCGTACTGGAACGGGACGACCTGCCCGAACGCGCGGCCGCGCTCCTGTCGTACGTCTGGACCGAGACCGTACGACCGGACTGGGACCGGCGTCGGCGGGTGCTGGAGGCGGATGTGGTGGCCCGGACCGCGCAGGTGAGCCGGGGCGGCTGGGCGGCGGTGCTGGACTCGCTGCGGCCGGGGCGGACGCGGTGGCTCGGTGACAACCGGCTCCAGGTGAACCTGCACGAGTACCCGCCGCGCGAGATCTCCGGCGCCGAGCTGCTTTTCGTGCCGGTCACCCCGAAGACCGGCTGGGTGTCCTGGGAGGAGCCCGACCGGTACGCGGTCGTCTACGCCTGCGCGGGCGTCCTCGCCGACCCCGGCGCCCGGACCGTGCCCGCGTCGCTGGGCGCGCTGCTCGGGGCCGCGCGGGCCGGGGTGCTCGGCCTCCTCGGCTCCCCGCTCAGCACCAGCCAGTTGGTCGCCGTGACCGGGCAGACGCTCGGCTCGGTGGGACGGCATCTGCGGGTCCTGCTCGACGCGGGGCTGGTGGAGCGGCGACGGGCGGGCCGCTCGGTGCTGTACTCGCGGACGGCGGCGGGCGAGGTGCTGCTGAAGGCGGCCGGAACGGCGGGGTCCGGCCGGGAGCAGGACGCCTCACGGCGCCAGGGGTCCGGTCGAAAGAAGGACACCTCGCGGAGTTAGGCTCCGCTGCATGACGACTGTAGACAGCAACGGTGTTTCCCCCCTCCATGTCGAGATAGGTGCCCTCAAGGGCGGCGCCGCCGACCTCGCGCAGTACGCCGGTCAGGCCGTGCTCGTCGTGAACGTGGCCTCCAAGTGCGGCCTGACCCCGCAGTACAACGGCCTGGAGCGGCTGCACGCGCAGTACGCCGAGCGCGGCTTCACCGTCCTCGGGGTGCCCTGCAACCAGTTCCTCGGGCAGGAGCCCGGCAGCGCCGAGGAGATCGCCGAGTTCTGCTCGGCGACGTACGGCGTGACCTTCCCGATGACCGAGAAGGTCGAGGTGAACGGCGAGGCCCGGCACCCGCTCTACGAGCGTCTGGTCGGCTTCGCCGACGCCGAGGGGCACGACGGGGACATCCGCTGGAACTTCGAGAAGTTCCTGATCGGCCGGGACGGCCAGGTCGTCGCCCGCTTCTCGCCGCAGACCGAGCCGGAGGCCGCGGAGCTCGTGGCCGCGGTGGAGAAGGCACTCGGCTAGCCGCCGTTGACCTTGCCCCTGGGGCAAGGGCGAGTCTCCTGCTCACCGGGCGGACAGAGCCGTCCGGTGACGGAGGATGACTCGGGTGGACGACTCGGTGGACGACGAACTGCTCACGATCGGCGCGTTCGCGGCCCGGGCCCGGCTCTCGGCCAAGGCGCTACGGCTGTACGACCGGCTCGGACTGCTGGCACCGGCGCACGTCGACGAGGTCAGCGGCTACCGCTACTACCGCGCCGACCAGATCGAACGCGCCCGGCTCGTGGCCCTGTTGCGGCAGCTGGACATGCCGCTCGCCCGGATCGCCGAGGTGGTCGAGACGGCCGACGGGTGCGAGGCCGCCGACCGGCTCGCCGCGTACTGGGCGGACGTGGAGGCACGGCTGGCCTCGCAGCGGACGCTCGCCGAGTACCTCCGTGGACGGCTGTCGGGGAGGAGCTCCGAGATGTACGGGAAGTTCGTGGTCGAGACGGTGGACGTGCCCGAGCGGGTGGTGATCACCGAGAAGCGGCACACGCTGGCGGACGAGCTGCCCGCCTGGATCGGCGCCTCGCTGGGGCGGCTGGAGGAGGCCTCCAGGGAGTGCGGGGGCGGTACGGCGGCGCCGTACGTCGTCTACCACTCCGAGGTGTCGATGGAGAGCGACGGCCCGGCCGAGTCCTGTGTACCGGTGGCCGACGAGGCCGCGGCCCGGGCGTGGGCCGCGCAGCGCGGCCGGGCCTGGGAGACGGCGGTGCGGGTGGAGCCGGCCCAGCGGCTGGCGTACACCCGGATCACCAAGGCGCAGGTGGCGCATCCGCAGATCCTGGCGGCCTTCGAGGCGGTGGAGGAGTGGATGGCGGCCCGGGGGCTGAGGCAGGCGGGTCCCTGCCGCGAGGTGTACTTCGCGGACTGGGAGGCGGCGGGCGCTCAGGATCCGGTGTGCGACGTGGCGTTCCCGGTGGAGTGACAGGCGGCGACCGGGCACAGGCCGAGCCCCCTCGGCAAGGACGGCGATCTGGTCGAGAGGGCTCTTCACTGTGGTGCTTGTGCAGTTGTTGTCGTGCAGTAGTTGTCGTGCAGTAGTTGTCGTCAGGGTCCCGGTCTCTACTTGACCGAGGCCACGAAGGCGTTCCACGCGTCCGCGGGGAACCTCACCTTGATCCCGTCGGGCCCGACTTTGGTGTCCCCCACGTGCAGTGAGGTCCTGTCGGTCGACCGCACCATCACGCACGCGCCGTTGTTGTTGGTGTACGAGGACGTCTTCCACGTTTCCGTGGCACCCAGGCGAATCGCCATGTTTGCTCCGTTAGACAGTAGCGCCGTTCGGTTCTCGCCAACCTTTGCTGATCGTTGGCGTGATCGACGCTACTCGCCGCCTTCCTCTTTAGGAGCAGTCGTTCACTCTTCTGGATGGCATATTCCAGAGGATCCTTCCAGTGGAACCGGTCCGGGGTGTATATTCCCGCCCCTTTCCGCCGGATCGGCTCAGCGGGCGTACTCCTTCGCCACGTCCTCGATGAGTTGGCGGGACTGGTCGACGTTCAGTGCCTGGGCCCGCAGGTGCTCGTACATCACCGTGTACTTCTGCACGTCGTGGGCCTTTTCCAGGTAGAGGTCGCTGGTGACGCCCTCGATGTACACCACGCTGGAGTCGGCCGCGTCGGCGAACTCCAGGATGGAGTACTGGCCGTTGATACCGGGATGGGCCCCGACGTCGAAGGGCAGCACCTGCACGGTGATGTGCGGCCGCTGGGACGCCTCCGCCAGGTACTCCAGCTGCTCGCGCATCACCGGCCGGCTCCCCACGACCCGGCGCAGCGCGGCCTCGTCCAGGACGACCCAGAGGCGGAGCGAGTCGTGGTCGGCGGCGATACGATCCTGCCGCCGCAGCCGGACCTGGGCGCGCTTGTCGATCTCGGTGTCCGAGGTCTCCGGCGAACCGCCCCTGATGATGGCCTCGGCGTAGGCGCGGGTCTGCAACAGGCCGGTGATGATCTGGGGTTCGTAGACCCTCAGCGACTCGGCGTCGGTCTCCAGGCCGATGTAGACGCTGTACGGGATGTCCCCGAAAGCGTGCCACCAGCCCTGCTGGCGCGAGTCCTTGGCCATCTGCATCAGCGAGTCGACGACACGCTGGTCGTCGACCTCGTAGACCCCGCACAGGTCGCGGACGTCGCGCTGGCTGATGCTGCGCCGCCCGTTCTCCAGGCGGCTGATCTTCGACTGCGACACCAGGAGGCGCTCGGCGACCTCCTCGGCGGTCATGCCCTTGAGCTCGCGGAGCCGGCGCAACTCCTGGCCCAGCCGGCGTCGCCTGACGGTGGGATTGACATTGGACGCCACGGGACGTGCACCTCCGGCTGCGTGCCTCGTACTTGCCACTATGCGTATCTGCTGTTGAGCAGACTGCCACCAAGGTGCTTTCTACCGCTGGGAAACGAGGGATATGCGCTGTGCGCGGGCTTGTCGGCGGATGTGCGGTCCTGTGCCCGCATGGCCGGGCCCACGGCCGGTGCGGTCCGCACGGCCCGTTGGTCCGCATCGCCCGGA
Proteins encoded in this region:
- a CDS encoding ArsR/SmtB family transcription factor is translated as MGWWQINADTLAGSRFVLSPLAEVFACLQLLHRGTPAHPGEQAWLRDHLPGYRARLAADPVTARLVRAGLGRDWIADFLTPTPRERETFEEGVARVRAADPGEARAHLRVSLAGPLPAVLERDDLPERAAALLSYVWTETVRPDWDRRRRVLEADVVARTAQVSRGGWAAVLDSLRPGRTRWLGDNRLQVNLHEYPPREISGAELLFVPVTPKTGWVSWEEPDRYAVVYACAGVLADPGARTVPASLGALLGAARAGVLGLLGSPLSTSQLVAVTGQTLGSVGRHLRVLLDAGLVERRRAGRSVLYSRTAAGEVLLKAAGTAGSGREQDASRRQGSGRKKDTSRS
- a CDS encoding glutathione peroxidase, which gives rise to MTTVDSNGVSPLHVEIGALKGGAADLAQYAGQAVLVVNVASKCGLTPQYNGLERLHAQYAERGFTVLGVPCNQFLGQEPGSAEEIAEFCSATYGVTFPMTEKVEVNGEARHPLYERLVGFADAEGHDGDIRWNFEKFLIGRDGQVVARFSPQTEPEAAELVAAVEKALG
- a CDS encoding MerR family transcriptional regulator yields the protein MTRVDDSVDDELLTIGAFAARARLSAKALRLYDRLGLLAPAHVDEVSGYRYYRADQIERARLVALLRQLDMPLARIAEVVETADGCEAADRLAAYWADVEARLASQRTLAEYLRGRLSGRSSEMYGKFVVETVDVPERVVITEKRHTLADELPAWIGASLGRLEEASRECGGGTAAPYVVYHSEVSMESDGPAESCVPVADEAAARAWAAQRGRAWETAVRVEPAQRLAYTRITKAQVAHPQILAAFEAVEEWMAARGLRQAGPCREVYFADWEAAGAQDPVCDVAFPVE
- a CDS encoding DUF397 domain-containing protein, which gives rise to MAIRLGATETWKTSSYTNNNGACVMVRSTDRTSLHVGDTKVGPDGIKVRFPADAWNAFVASVK
- a CDS encoding helix-turn-helix domain-containing protein gives rise to the protein MASNVNPTVRRRRLGQELRRLRELKGMTAEEVAERLLVSQSKISRLENGRRSISQRDVRDLCGVYEVDDQRVVDSLMQMAKDSRQQGWWHAFGDIPYSVYIGLETDAESLRVYEPQIITGLLQTRAYAEAIIRGGSPETSDTEIDKRAQVRLRRQDRIAADHDSLRLWVVLDEAALRRVVGSRPVMREQLEYLAEASQRPHITVQVLPFDVGAHPGINGQYSILEFADAADSSVVYIEGVTSDLYLEKAHDVQKYTVMYEHLRAQALNVDQSRQLIEDVAKEYAR